One segment of Colias croceus chromosome 15, ilColCroc2.1 DNA contains the following:
- the LOC123698264 gene encoding chromatin-remodeling ATPase INO80-like → MGKKNKNRKEVSNAEQNNEQSNEIPTKDVEPQNNSTETKKRKKKNKSNVNMQNENNDAKKPKKIKFGDDGEVVEELHEDTSTSQVANKNDDKTLVNINENDIKDEDIDQFCDEVDEEDNKQYESWIALLEEKLGGSKAKVKNKSKTK, encoded by the coding sequence ATgggtaaaaaaaataaaaatcgaaaAGAAGTATCAAACGCAGAACAAAATAATGAACAGAGTAATGAAATACCCACAAAAGATGTTGAACCTCAAAATAATAGCACCGAAACAAAGaaacgaaaaaagaaaaacaaatcaaATGTAAACATGCAAAACGAGAATAATGATGCaaaaaaacctaaaaaaattaaatttggtgATGATGGTGAAGTCGTGGAAGAATTGCATGAAGATACTAGTACTAGTCAAGTAGCAAATAAGAATGATGATAAAACACTTGTAAATATAAACGAAAATGATATAAAAGATGAAGATATCGATCAGTTCTGTGATGAAGTTGATGAAGAAGACAATAAACAGTATGAAAGTTGGATAGCATTACTTGAAGAAAAATTAGGAGGATCTAAGGCTAAAGTTAAGAATAaaagcaaaacaaaataa
- the LOC123698261 gene encoding sedoheptulokinase-like, with protein MVEKKYVLGMDIGTTSVKACVFDPDTKEIVAKQTKDTAANIPSDQGIEGNKQDVPKIVSAVHYCVSRLPRDILRHVTKIGVCGQMHGVVLWKDRAWEKVEKDGVINRFEAIKENMSALYTWQDVRCKPDFLDSLPKPDSHLKCYSGYGCATLLWMLKYKPDKLKNFTCSATVQDFVVAMLCDLETPITSDQNAASWGYFNTEKNEWNIDILKSLEFPVNLLPKVTKSGQIAGKLSSSWNGIPEGTLVGVAMGDLQCSILATLETRNDAVLNISTSAQLAIVVDGIKDIGCQTVEYLPYFSDTYLLVAASLNGGNVLATFVKMLQQWMLEFGFPIPQSKVWEKLIALGLDAPAGTTMKISPLLLGERHAPTAKAAVENIDLSNIQLGHVFRSLCDSLIDNLHFMMPKEILRNANIKRIVGNGSGLSRNKVLQRAVEHYYSLPLEFTCGGDAAKGAAIAVLSCA; from the exons ATGGTAGAAAAGAAATACGTTTTGGGTATGGACATCGGTACAACATCAGTGAAAGCGTGTGTTTTCGATCCAGACACAAAGGAAATAGTGGCTAAACAGACGAAGGATACCGCGGCGAATATACCCAGTGACCAAGGGATCGAAGGAAACAAGCAAGATGTGCCGAAAATAGTATCAGCTGTTCATTACTGTGTTTCGCGACTTCCCAGAGATATATTACGGCATGTGACAAAGATTGGCGTTTGCGGTCAGATGCATGGTGTTGTTTTGTGGAAAGACAG GGCATGGGAAAAAGTCGAAAAGGATGGAGTCATAAATCGTTTTGAAGCAATCAAAGAAAACATGTCAGCTCTGTATACCTGGCAAGATGTTAGATGTAAGCCAGATTTTTTGGATTCCTTGCCAAAACCTGATTCACATCTAAAGTGCTATTCTGGTTATGGGTGTGCAACATTATTATGGATGTTGAAATATAAACCAGACAAGCTAAAAAATTTTACTTGCTCAGCAACTGTGCAAGATTTTGTTGTGGCAATGTTATGTGATTTAGAAACACCTATTACATCTGATCAAAATGCTGCCAGTTGGGGCTATTTCAACACAGAGAAAAATGAATGGAACATTGATATTTTGAAATCATTGGAGTTTCCAGTTAACCTTTTACCGAAAGTTACGAAAAGCGGTCAAATCGCTGGAAAATTAAGTAGCTCTTGGAATGGAATCCCAGAAGGTACTCTTGTGGGTGTTGCTATGGGTGATCTACAATGTTCGATATTAGCAACATTGGAGACTAGAAATGATGCAGTACTGAACATATCAACATCCGCTCAACTGGCTATTGTTGTTGATGGTATAAAAGATATAGGCTGTCAAACAGTGGAATATTTACCTTACTTTAGTGATACATACTTATTAGTAGCAGCCTCATTAAATGGGGGTAATGTACTGGCCACTTTTGTGAAGATGTTGCAACAATGGATGCTTGAATTTGGATTCCCTATACCGCAATCAAAAGTATGGGAGAAATTAATTGCTTTAGGCTTAGATGCACCTGCTGGGACTACAATGAAGATTTCTCCTTTGCTGCTGGGTGAAAGACATGCACCAACCGCTAAAGCAGCAGTAGAAAATATAGATTTGTCAAATATACAGTTGGGACATGTATTCAGATCGTTATGTGATAGTTTGATTgacaatttacattttatgatGCCCAAAGAGATATTGAGAAATGCAAATATTAAGAGAATAGTAGGTAATGGATCAGGTCTGTCAAGAAATAAAGTTCTACAGAGGGCTGTGGAACATTACTATAGTTTGCCTCTTGAGTTCACCTGTGGAGGTGATGCAGCCAAAGGGGCAGCTATAGCTGTTTTATCGtgtgcataa
- the LOC123698263 gene encoding ubiA prenyltransferase domain-containing protein 1 homolog, which produces MEAVKKSDDVDVASADGNLLQPPKEIPVHARNPLMKVRTYVLALRPWSLSGSLLPTLLGAALAYRLPGDTGFSWVTLLLTMCTVIPVHGAGNVVNTYFDFVKGIDNRKSDDRTLVDHILSIDEVVSLGAILYMSGCVFFVLLVITSPAQMEHLALVYFGGLSSSFLYTGGIGLKYIALGDIIYLVIFGPVSVVFAFLAQTGRVLWPIFYYAVPLALNTEAILHSNNTRDLEADSKAEIVTLAILIGRTASHLLYAFLLFTPYIMFVVASVRCSFWFLLPMLTLHQAFEIERRFRCPETMQYVPRQTARLNFYFGMLYVIACLFASRLPFLIRE; this is translated from the coding sequence ATGGAAGCAGTAAAAAAGTCTGACGATGTGGACGTTGCATCGGCCGACGGCAATTTATTACAACCTCCAAAAGAAATTCCAGTGCATGCTAGAAATCCTCTAATGAAAGTCCGCACGTATGTTTTGGCGCTGCGGCCATGGTCTCTCAGTGGCAGCTTACTACCGACTTTGTTGGGTGCCGCCTTGGCATACCGGCTTCCTGGCGACACTGGCTTTAGCTGGGTAACTCTACTGCTAACTATGTGCACTGTAATACCAGTTCACGGTGCAGGCAATGTAGTGAATACTTACTTTGACTTTGTAAAGGGAATAGACAATCGAAAGTCAGATGACCGGACTTTAGTTGATCATATTTTAAGTATTGATGAAGTGGTGTCTCTTGGGGCAATCCTTTATATGTCAGgatgtgtattttttgtattgctAGTAATAACGTCGCCAGCTCAAATGGAACATTTGGCACTTGTCTATTTTGGTGGACTTTCTTCCTCGTTTTTATACACGGGAGGTATAGGTTTGAAATATATAGCACTGggtgatattatttatctagtCATTTTTGGGCCTGTGTCAGTTGTGTTTGCATTTTTAGCTCAAACAGGTAGAGTTTTGTggcctatattttattatgctgTACCGTTAGCTTTGAACACAGAAGCCATTCTACACAGTAATAATACGAGGGATCTTGAAGCAGACAGCAAAGCAGAAATTGTAACATTAGCTATTCTTATTGGAAGGACTGCATCTCATCTGTTATATGCATTCTTATTGTTTACCCCTTATATAATGTTTGTAGTGGCTTCAGTGAGGTGTTCATTCTGGTTCCTTCTTCCGATGCTCACTCTGCACCAAGCCTTTGAAATTGAAAGAAGGTTCCGTTGCCCTGAGACCATGCAATATGTACCCAGGCAAACGGCTAGATTAAATTTCTATTTTGGAATGCTATATGTTATTGCGTGTCTATTTGCCTCCCGACTGCCCTTTCTTATAAGAGAATAA